CAAAAAAATAAAAAATTAAATTTTATAGATGCAGACACCAAGGTTGTTAAAACGTTTAACGATATACACAAATCTTTAGATATTGAAGATCTGCGTGCCGTGGTTTTCATTTACAATGACAATCAGCTGCCGGCAATTGAAGCGTTTTTGAATTTTTATCAAAAAAAGTACACAGTGGCGCTGCTTAATTCGGGGCTGCATCCTGAGTTTAAACAAAACCTGGAAAAGGAATACAAACCAGCTTATATCTTCGATCCGTCTAGAACGGTTGTTGAAGAATATGATATAAAGCAGGTTTCTAAAGACATTTCCGTTTTTAAAAGAAACGAAATTCGCCTTTACCCTATTCATGGTGACGTTAAACTTTTAATGAGTACATCCGGAACCACAGGGTCGCCTAAATTTGTTAAGATCTCAGATGATAATCTGGTACAGAATGCTTTATCGATCATGGAGTACATGCCAATAACGGAACACGATATTGTTCCGTTAAATGTGCCCATTAATTTTGTGTATGGTTTTTCGATTTTTACAACAAACTGCATAAAAGCAAAAACAATTGTCTGTACTGAGAGAGATGTGCTTCAAAAAGAATTCTGGTCAGATCTTGCCGAATACGGCTATTCGACCTTAAGTGGTGTTCCTTATTTTTACGAGTTACTGCAGCGTTTTGGTTTCTTCAAAAAAGACACGCCTTCTGTTCGTTATTTCACCCATACGGGAGGAATGCTGAATCAGGAACTGGCAAACGTCATTTCAAATTATACCCACATTTACAACAAACAGTTTTTTGCTCAATATGGACAAACGGAAGCCAGCGGCAGAATGGCTTTTTTACCGCCAAACGATTTTAAGACCAAAGGAACATCAATTGGATTTCCGGTGAAAAATGGAAGATTTGAAATTGATGAAAACACAGGAGAACTTATTTATTACGGCCCTAATGTTTCCGGAGGTTATGCCAACAACATTTTCGATCTACAGCATTACGATCATACTGACAAATTGTATACCGGCGATCTGGCGGAAAAAGATGAATTGGGCTACTATCACATTAAAGGACGTATTAAACGCATCATGAAATTATTTGGTGTCCGCTTAAACCTTGATGAAGTAGAGGTTTTACTTAAAAATCAATTGGGCGGACAAACCTTTATCTGTATAAGCGTTCAGGACAAATATATTGGTGTGATACATCAGGATCCTTCTTTGCAGCGTGAAACCATAACACAGGTAATAAAAGAAAAACTGGGATTACATGCCAGTTCTATAAAAAACTATTATTTCGATGAAGTACCCCTCACTGTCAACGGTAAAGTCGATTATCCGGCTATAAACAAATACATCAACGAAAACGAAAATTCATTTGCAGCTGCCAAAACAGTTGTCGGGTAATTTTTAATATTTAATAATCCATTGGTGAAATTAAAACACACAAATATTTTAACACATAGAGACATAGTCCAATAGCTATAGGGCTTACATCGAAAAAGAGTATCGAAGAAACATTTTTCCACATAGAGATAAAACTTGTGAATTTAAACTAGTGAAACACCTTTTTTAAGTTAAAAAACTATGTTTCTATGTGTTAAAAAATAATTTCACTTAAAAAGTATCTAACTAACAATTAGGTTATATAAACCTAAAATAAAAACAAAACCATGGAACAGCAAAGTAAAAGAATCCCAGCACTGGATTTAATAAAAGGAATGAGTGTTATAGGAATGATCATTATACATACACTGCTTACATTTGCAGATGTCAAATCACAGTCAGAAAGTGCTATTGGCCTTTTTATTGTTTTTCTGGGCAGAGGAACCTCTATTTTCCTAATCTGCATGGGAATAACATTTATGACCTCACGTCATCAAAGCCTTAAAAGTTCCATAACGCGAGGCGGAATGCTTTTGGGAGCAGCCCTTTCTATGAATTTCTTAAAATTTATTTTTCCGGTAATCTTTGGTTTTGCGCCCCATAATTTTATACAGCGATACGGCTGGCATGCACCAATCGAACAGCAGTATTTGTATTTAATGCTATTGGGTGATATTCTTCAATTGGCAGGAATGTCTTTGCTTTTCGTTGGTTTTATTAGAAAATACGTTACCAATAAATACGGAATTTTAGCTATTGGCTTATTAGTCGCGTTAGTTTCCAGAGAAGTCAGCGGTATTAATATTGATATTCCTGT
This is a stretch of genomic DNA from Flavobacterium endoglycinae. It encodes these proteins:
- a CDS encoding AMP-binding protein translates to MGLYDLIQKNKKLNFIDADTKVVKTFNDIHKSLDIEDLRAVVFIYNDNQLPAIEAFLNFYQKKYTVALLNSGLHPEFKQNLEKEYKPAYIFDPSRTVVEEYDIKQVSKDISVFKRNEIRLYPIHGDVKLLMSTSGTTGSPKFVKISDDNLVQNALSIMEYMPITEHDIVPLNVPINFVYGFSIFTTNCIKAKTIVCTERDVLQKEFWSDLAEYGYSTLSGVPYFYELLQRFGFFKKDTPSVRYFTHTGGMLNQELANVISNYTHIYNKQFFAQYGQTEASGRMAFLPPNDFKTKGTSIGFPVKNGRFEIDENTGELIYYGPNVSGGYANNIFDLQHYDHTDKLYTGDLAEKDELGYYHIKGRIKRIMKLFGVRLNLDEVEVLLKNQLGGQTFICISVQDKYIGVIHQDPSLQRETITQVIKEKLGLHASSIKNYYFDEVPLTVNGKVDYPAINKYINENENSFAAAKTVVG